In a genomic window of Babylonia areolata isolate BAREFJ2019XMU chromosome 3, ASM4173473v1, whole genome shotgun sequence:
- the LOC143280623 gene encoding LOW QUALITY PROTEIN: transmembrane protein 53-like (The sequence of the model RefSeq protein was modified relative to this genomic sequence to represent the inferred CDS: deleted 1 base in 1 codon), producing the protein MADQPFTYSVHFPDNGSSNDEEDDKQSFEVIHKSEAGDHTTPVVVLLGWAGCKEKHLRKYTPIYEKKGYITLTLIVPAKTLFFHAYKITDVAHGLLNILAENSLSNNPIIFHVFSNGGSMVYSQLAALINSSNSEKQHRLSVAGVIFDSTPGKRRILNAVKAFMSTLQFGEVFRYLLGFCLLMYLVFNHCLRLLLPGMLAMENGFQLFNSICMDACKCPQLFLYSKGDKIIMAEDVEEVIAVRKEKGVQVKSICWEDSQHVAHMRAHPEVYSKACMDFAEACFASTKPNP; encoded by the exons ATGGCTGATCAACCGTTCACATATTCTGTGCATTTTCCAGACAATGGAAGTTCCAACGATGAAGAAGACGATAAACAATCATTTGAAGTAATTCACAAGAGCGAAGCCGGGGACCACACTACACCTGTTGTCGTTTTGCTTGGATGGGCCGGATGTAAAGAAAAACATTTGAGGAAATACACACCAATTTACGAAAAGAAAGG GTACATCACTTTGACGCTGATTGTACCAGCAAAAACCCTGTTTTTCCATGCCTACAAGATCACTGACGTTGCTCACGGACTTTTGAATATCCTCGCTGAGAACAGCCTTTCCAACAACCCTATCATCTTCCATGTCTTCAGTAATGGTGGGAGCATGGTATACTCCCAGCTTGCTGCTCTCATTAATTCTTCTAACTCTGAAAAGCAGCACAGACTGTCTGTGGCTGGTGTCATTTTCGACAGCACTCCTGGCAAACGCAGGATTCTGAATGCGGTCAAAGCGTTCATGAGCACGCTTCAGTTCGGGGAAGTCTTCCGCTACCTGTTGGGTTTCTGCCTGCTGATGTATTTAGTCTTCAACCACTGTTTGCGCCTGCTGCTTCCAGGGATGCTGGCCATGGAGAATGGTTTCCAGCTGTTCAACTCCATCTGCATGGAT GCCTGCAAATGTCCCCAGCTGTTCCTCTACTCCAAGGGGGACAAGATCATCATGGCTGAAGATGTGGAAGAAGTCATTGCTGTGCGCAAGGAGAAAGGGGTCCAGGTGAAGAGCATCTGCTGGGAGGACTCCCAGCATGTCGCTCATATGCGAGCCCATCCTGAGGTGTATTCCAAGGCATGCATGGACTTTGCAGAGGCCTGCTTCGCTtccacaaaacccaacccatga